One Pseudomonas brassicacearum genomic region harbors:
- a CDS encoding DUF1348 family protein, with translation MSSPAEVRPPLPPFTRESAIEKVRLAEDGWNSRDPQRVSLAYTLDTQWRNRAEFAHNREEAKAFLTRKWAKELDYRLIKELWAFTDNRIAVRYAYEWHDDSGNWFRSYGNENWEFDEQGLMSNRYACINDMPIKENERKFHWPLGRRPDDHPGLSELGL, from the coding sequence ATGTCATCCCCTGCTGAAGTTCGTCCGCCCTTACCGCCCTTCACCCGCGAATCGGCTATCGAGAAAGTTCGACTGGCCGAGGACGGCTGGAACTCCCGGGACCCACAGCGGGTGTCCCTGGCCTATACGCTGGATACGCAATGGCGTAACCGCGCTGAGTTCGCCCATAACCGCGAAGAAGCCAAGGCGTTCCTGACCCGCAAATGGGCCAAGGAACTGGATTACCGGTTGATCAAGGAGCTGTGGGCCTTCACCGACAACCGCATCGCCGTGCGCTACGCCTATGAATGGCACGACGATTCGGGCAACTGGTTCCGCTCCTACGGTAATGAGAACTGGGAATTTGACGAGCAGGGCCTGATGTCCAACCGCTACGCCTGCATCAACGACATGCCGATCAAGGAAAACGAGCGTAAGTTCCATTGGCCGCTGGGACGCCGGCCGGATGATCATCCGGGGCTGTCCGAGTTGGGGCTGTAG
- a CDS encoding TetR/AcrR family transcriptional regulator, with translation MNEIISNDTRDIILDVAEKLIYKSGIAATGMDLLVKTAGVSRKSIYRYFANKDDLIVAALKRRDERWMHWFSSEVDKAPTPAARLLNLFTVLKDWFGSEGFRGCAFINTSGETGDPQDPVRQVAKLHKQKLLDYVTRLCADQGVENPDALARQLLILIDGAITVALVMGDHSAADDARNVLNTLLVEIN, from the coding sequence ATGAACGAAATCATTAGTAATGACACCCGAGACATCATCCTCGATGTCGCCGAAAAGTTGATCTATAAAAGTGGCATCGCGGCCACCGGCATGGACCTTCTGGTAAAAACCGCCGGCGTCTCCAGGAAAAGTATCTACCGCTATTTTGCCAACAAGGACGATCTGATCGTGGCTGCCCTCAAACGGCGCGACGAACGTTGGATGCACTGGTTCAGCAGCGAGGTCGACAAGGCACCGACGCCCGCCGCACGGCTGCTCAACCTGTTCACCGTGCTCAAGGATTGGTTCGGCAGCGAAGGCTTTCGCGGCTGTGCTTTCATCAACACCAGCGGTGAAACCGGCGACCCACAAGACCCGGTCCGCCAGGTGGCGAAGCTGCACAAACAGAAGTTGCTCGACTATGTCACCCGGCTGTGCGCTGACCAAGGTGTAGAAAACCCGGACGCCCTGGCCCGACAGTTACTGATCCTGATCGACGGCGCCATCACCGTCGCACTGGTCATGGGCGATCACAGCGCCGCTGACGATGCCCGGAACGTGCTCAACACTTTGTTGGTTGAAATCAACTGA
- the pssA gene encoding CDP-diacylglycerol--serine O-phosphatidyltransferase, producing MPSLFKRSLLPKLRSFALTADAVTILDGAAEFRRSLLEKIAQATQRIYIVALYLQQDEAGQEILDALHAAKAARPELDVVVVVDWLRAQRGLIGAKKQPGNSAWYQEQTRTHASEVPIYGVPVQTRELFGVLHLKGFVIDDCVLYSGASLNNVYLHKFDKYRYDRYHLLQNAALADSMQHLVQHGLITSKAVHRLDLPNLPSTRSLRNDIGDLRSRLKHAAYDTNAGSLDKSGLSVSPLLGVGKNNPLSRVIGELIASSRQQLTICTPYFNLPLAVTREINRALARGVKIDIIVGDKTANDFYIPPSEPFKIIAALPYLYEISLRRFAKRHQRYIDSGQLNLHLWRDGDNTYHLKGMWVDERYTLLTGNNLNPRAFRLDLENALLLDDPKGELLGPRQAELEQIYRHTRRIERYLDLETLPDYPAAVGKFLKRVSRVRIERLLYRIL from the coding sequence ATGCCGTCGCTTTTCAAACGCTCCCTGCTGCCCAAGCTGCGCAGCTTTGCACTGACCGCCGATGCCGTGACCATCCTCGATGGCGCCGCCGAGTTCCGCCGTAGCCTGCTGGAGAAAATCGCCCAGGCCACCCAGCGCATCTACATCGTCGCCCTGTACTTGCAACAGGACGAGGCCGGCCAGGAAATCCTCGATGCCCTGCATGCCGCCAAAGCGGCGCGTCCCGAACTGGATGTCGTCGTGGTGGTGGATTGGTTGCGGGCCCAGCGCGGGCTGATCGGCGCCAAGAAGCAGCCGGGCAACTCGGCCTGGTACCAGGAACAGACGCGCACCCATGCCAGCGAAGTGCCGATCTACGGCGTACCGGTGCAGACCCGCGAGTTGTTCGGCGTGCTGCACTTGAAAGGCTTCGTGATCGACGACTGTGTGCTCTACAGCGGCGCGAGCCTGAATAACGTCTACCTGCACAAGTTCGACAAGTACCGTTACGACCGCTACCACCTGTTGCAGAACGCGGCACTGGCCGATTCGATGCAACACCTGGTGCAGCACGGCTTGATCACCTCCAAGGCGGTGCATCGCCTGGACCTGCCGAACCTGCCCAGCACCCGCAGCCTGCGCAATGACATCGGCGACCTGCGCAGTCGCCTCAAACACGCGGCGTATGACACCAACGCCGGCAGCCTCGACAAGAGCGGCCTGTCGGTGAGTCCGTTGCTCGGCGTGGGCAAGAACAACCCGCTGAGCCGGGTGATCGGTGAACTGATCGCCAGCAGCCGCCAGCAACTGACCATCTGCACGCCGTACTTCAACCTGCCCCTGGCCGTGACCCGGGAGATCAACCGTGCGCTGGCCCGTGGGGTCAAGATCGACATCATCGTCGGCGACAAGACCGCCAACGATTTCTACATTCCGCCGAGCGAGCCGTTCAAGATCATCGCCGCGCTGCCTTATCTCTACGAGATCAGCCTGCGGCGTTTCGCCAAGCGGCATCAGCGCTACATCGACAGCGGGCAGTTGAACCTGCACCTGTGGCGTGACGGTGACAACACCTATCACCTCAAGGGCATGTGGGTCGACGAGCGCTACACCTTGCTCACCGGCAACAACCTCAACCCGCGGGCCTTTCGCCTGGACCTGGAAAACGCCCTGTTGCTGGACGACCCCAAGGGCGAGTTGCTGGGGCCGCGTCAGGCCGAGCTTGAACAGATCTACCGGCACACCCGCCGGATCGAACGCTACCTGGACCTCGAGACCCTGCCAGATTACCCCGCAGCAGTGGGCAAGTTCCTCAAGCGGGTCAGTCGGGTGCGGATAGAACGGCTGCTTTACCGGATCCTGTGA
- a CDS encoding HpcH/HpaI aldolase family protein produces the protein MLRTNQLKLKLGAGQAAYGLISSIPSAMAIELIAEAGYDFVIIDMEHVLINPETVEHMIRMAEAYAITPLVRVADLDPKTLLRLLDGGAQGIVLPMIESPEQLAEAIAACKYHPLGRRSLNAGRPGSFGKYSLAEYVGRANEQIMVVAMIESAEGARRAADIAAVPGLDMILEGAADLSQSLGTPWQINEPAVQQALLDTWQAARAAGVPYCAIPRQPDDHARWRARGVNTFVLGDERGIAFRALQGRLATLSSEGQ, from the coding sequence ATGCTGAGAACCAATCAACTGAAACTCAAGCTCGGCGCGGGGCAGGCCGCCTATGGCCTGATCAGTTCGATCCCGTCGGCGATGGCGATCGAGCTGATCGCCGAGGCCGGCTACGACTTCGTGATCATCGACATGGAGCACGTGTTGATCAACCCGGAGACCGTGGAGCACATGATCCGCATGGCCGAGGCTTACGCCATCACGCCGCTGGTGCGGGTCGCGGACCTGGACCCGAAAACCCTGTTGCGCCTGCTCGACGGCGGCGCCCAGGGCATCGTGTTGCCGATGATCGAAAGCCCGGAGCAACTGGCCGAGGCGATTGCCGCGTGCAAATACCACCCGTTGGGTCGACGCAGCCTGAATGCCGGGCGCCCGGGTTCGTTTGGTAAGTACAGCCTCGCCGAATACGTTGGGCGAGCCAACGAGCAAATCATGGTGGTGGCGATGATCGAAAGCGCCGAAGGCGCACGACGGGCGGCGGACATTGCAGCGGTGCCCGGGTTGGACATGATCCTCGAGGGCGCCGCCGACCTGTCTCAATCCCTGGGAACACCCTGGCAGATCAACGAGCCCGCGGTGCAGCAGGCCTTGCTGGACACCTGGCAGGCGGCCCGCGCAGCCGGCGTCCCCTATTGCGCGATTCCCCGCCAACCCGACGATCACGCCCGCTGGCGTGCCCGCGGGGTGAACACCTTTGTACTGGGCGACGAACGCGGCATTGCGTTCCGCGCTCTCCAGGGCCGCTTGGCCACACTTTCTTCAGAAGGACAATGA
- a CDS encoding IucA/IucC family C-terminal-domain containing protein, translating into MGGAERATVDVSRSFTAGEWAVLSGALRLKPAGARDPARSLAAHELLDGGVCLRLLDELTPIIGSPSRAITASLLSKRIAFLATGACLYALSACDKGLRLSLDNCIIEYGHDEGLWTSSMPLLDLEPQGYVHGYREHWRETLVSNLFAGLLKPLWDCFVQVSGISRRILWENTAVRVYSLYEKRMDSLQDPSVRRRVEADFDWLLNQADPALFGLDYNPLQHFRRPLMPLGNGLDCRRLRRTCCFYYRASNPVEYCSACPLLRKRKKP; encoded by the coding sequence ATGGGAGGGGCTGAACGGGCCACTGTCGACGTGTCCCGTAGTTTTACGGCGGGCGAATGGGCAGTGCTCAGCGGCGCCTTGCGGCTCAAGCCGGCAGGGGCGCGCGATCCGGCGCGCTCCCTGGCAGCCCATGAACTATTGGACGGCGGCGTGTGCCTGCGTTTGTTGGATGAGCTGACACCGATTATCGGCTCGCCATCCCGGGCGATCACCGCCTCGTTGTTGAGCAAGCGGATTGCGTTCCTCGCGACCGGCGCTTGTCTTTATGCGTTGTCGGCATGTGACAAGGGGCTGCGGCTGTCCCTGGATAACTGCATCATCGAGTACGGCCACGACGAAGGGCTCTGGACCTCGTCGATGCCGCTGCTGGACCTCGAACCGCAGGGCTACGTCCACGGCTACCGGGAGCACTGGCGCGAAACGTTGGTCAGCAATTTGTTCGCCGGGTTGCTCAAGCCACTGTGGGATTGCTTCGTCCAGGTCAGCGGCATTTCCCGGCGCATTCTCTGGGAGAACACCGCGGTACGGGTGTACTCGCTGTACGAAAAACGCATGGACAGCCTTCAAGATCCTTCCGTACGCCGCCGTGTCGAGGCTGACTTCGATTGGCTGCTGAACCAGGCCGATCCAGCCTTGTTCGGCCTGGACTACAACCCGTTACAGCATTTTCGCCGCCCCCTCATGCCCCTTGGCAACGGCCTGGATTGTCGGCGTCTGCGGCGTACCTGCTGTTTCTATTACAGGGCCAGCAACCCGGTCGAATACTGTTCGGCCTGCCCGTTGCTGCGAAAGAGAAAAAAACCATGA
- a CDS encoding IucA/IucC family protein, with the protein MGQAADIVMQDLVDCLLAEHFFGSDPLPLVNVVDWQQAHPKAPALTGRHIWEWCCDPAEQRYISIALRPGITQQWEKVPGTPVLARQDEQWTVLSPDDFMKRVFGAMSERFEDNDKGLALFLDVLHTSVIQTALSLSHAVDDRDLMAQDPATFFRTMEQWASLRDRPYHPLAKAKQGLDDQEYRRYQAEFARPVALNWVAVDRMLLQCGAGVGDLAQCYPARYLLPQDLQARLAQEMQERGLADSHVALPVHPWQWEHVLDKQLGEVFAKGDCQRLSFNEGDFFATSSLRSMTPCFNSADYLKLPMAIHSLGASRYLPAVKMINGGLSEALLHEVLEKDATLRQSLHLCDEGKWWAFMPPQATLFDEAPRHLSAMVRGYPSALLDDADTRLLPMAALGTPLPGSNRHFFDDWMQYRNLPAEAESVMTLFRELARSFFDINLRMFRLGMLGEVHGQNAVLVWKDGHADGLLLRDHDSLRIFVPWLERNGMADPVYRIKKGHANTLYHERPEDLLFWLQTLGIQVNMRAIMDTLAQVYSMPVTGFWLALRDVLDELIETIDFDDEARAMIKHQLFEAPNWPQKLLLTPMIERAGGPGSMPFGKGEVVNPFRRLSLEA; encoded by the coding sequence ATGGGCCAAGCGGCCGACATCGTCATGCAGGACCTGGTGGACTGCCTGCTGGCCGAGCATTTCTTTGGCTCCGATCCCTTGCCCCTGGTGAACGTTGTCGACTGGCAGCAAGCCCATCCCAAAGCGCCAGCGCTGACTGGGCGGCACATTTGGGAGTGGTGCTGCGATCCGGCCGAACAGCGCTACATCAGCATCGCCCTGCGCCCCGGCATTACCCAGCAATGGGAGAAGGTCCCAGGCACGCCGGTGCTGGCGCGCCAGGACGAACAGTGGACGGTCCTGTCCCCGGACGACTTCATGAAGCGTGTGTTCGGCGCGATGAGCGAACGCTTCGAGGACAATGATAAAGGCCTGGCCCTGTTTCTCGATGTGCTGCACACCAGCGTTATCCAAACGGCGCTGTCCTTGTCCCACGCCGTCGATGACCGGGACCTGATGGCCCAGGATCCAGCGACTTTTTTCCGCACCATGGAGCAATGGGCCTCGCTGCGTGACCGTCCATACCACCCACTGGCCAAGGCGAAGCAGGGCCTCGACGACCAAGAATATCGCCGTTACCAGGCCGAATTCGCCCGTCCGGTGGCCTTGAACTGGGTGGCGGTGGATCGCATGCTGCTGCAATGTGGCGCAGGCGTGGGTGACCTGGCGCAGTGTTACCCGGCGCGCTACCTGCTGCCGCAGGATCTGCAGGCCCGTCTCGCCCAGGAAATGCAAGAACGCGGCTTGGCCGACAGCCATGTCGCGCTGCCGGTCCACCCGTGGCAGTGGGAACACGTACTCGACAAGCAACTGGGGGAGGTGTTCGCCAAGGGCGACTGCCAGCGCCTGAGCTTCAATGAAGGCGATTTTTTCGCCACCTCGTCCCTGCGTTCCATGACACCGTGCTTTAACAGCGCCGATTACCTCAAGCTGCCGATGGCGATCCATTCCCTGGGCGCGTCCCGCTACCTGCCAGCGGTGAAGATGATCAACGGCGGCCTGAGCGAAGCCTTGCTGCACGAGGTGCTGGAGAAAGACGCGACCTTGCGCCAATCCCTGCACCTGTGCGATGAGGGCAAGTGGTGGGCGTTCATGCCGCCGCAGGCCACGCTGTTCGACGAAGCACCACGACACCTGTCGGCGATGGTCCGGGGCTACCCGAGCGCGTTGCTCGACGATGCCGATACCCGGTTGCTGCCCATGGCTGCCCTGGGCACGCCGTTGCCGGGCAGCAACCGGCACTTCTTCGATGACTGGATGCAATACCGCAACCTGCCGGCGGAGGCCGAATCGGTCATGACCTTGTTCCGCGAGCTGGCCCGCAGCTTTTTTGACATCAACCTGCGCATGTTCCGTCTTGGCATGCTGGGCGAGGTCCACGGCCAGAACGCGGTGCTGGTCTGGAAGGACGGCCACGCCGATGGCCTGCTGCTGCGCGACCACGATTCGCTGCGCATTTTCGTGCCGTGGCTCGAGCGCAACGGCATGGCGGACCCGGTGTATCGCATCAAGAAGGGCCACGCCAATACCCTGTACCACGAGCGCCCGGAAGACCTGTTGTTCTGGCTGCAGACCCTGGGTATCCAGGTCAACATGCGGGCGATCATGGACACCCTGGCGCAGGTCTATTCGATGCCAGTGACGGGCTTTTGGCTGGCCCTGCGGGACGTGCTGGACGAACTGATCGAAACCATCGACTTCGACGACGAAGCGCGGGCGATGATCAAGCACCAATTGTTCGAAGCACCGAACTGGCCGCAGAAACTGTTGCTCACTCCGATGATCGAGCGGGCCGGCGGCCCGGGCAGCATGCCGTTCGGCAAGGGCGAGGTGGTCAACCCGTTCCGCCGGCTGTCCCTGGAGGCCTGA
- a CDS encoding DHA2 family efflux MFS transporter permease subunit: protein MKVQRHWVVINVLLGTLTVSLNNSSLNPALPAFMSAFAIGPLMATWIVAGFMTAMGMTMPLTSFLSQRIGRKRLYLWGVAVFIGGSLLGALADSIAVVIAARVIQGIASGLMIPLSLAIIFSVYAKDERGRVTGLWGAAVMLAPAVGPLCGSLLLEWFSWRSLFLINVPIGLLALVLGFGVLPASEPPERKPFDFAGYLLIASGIGLLMVATSRLHHAGGLVDPFNLAMLVAGVLCLIAFVRVELSRPAPLLNLRIFALRGYRLSVIIAVVQSVGMFECLVLVPLLVQMVLGYSAIYTGLALLCTAVFASLFGHMGGKWLDQYGPRAVVSVGLLLTGGATLTLGMLTPQTTLTTVFVLMMVRGAGLGLSYMPVTTAGLNALPEPMVTQGAAMNNISRRLISSLAIVIAALWLEMRLGTGSTSALHISGAISEVFIATGVLILLALPGAWRFPVPERAPEAPSVALEQR, encoded by the coding sequence GTGAAAGTGCAACGTCACTGGGTGGTGATCAACGTCCTGCTGGGCACGCTCACGGTCAGCCTGAACAACAGTTCCCTCAACCCGGCGTTGCCGGCATTCATGAGTGCGTTCGCCATTGGTCCGCTGATGGCGACCTGGATCGTCGCGGGTTTCATGACCGCGATGGGCATGACCATGCCACTGACCAGTTTCCTCAGTCAGCGGATCGGGCGCAAACGCTTGTATCTGTGGGGCGTCGCCGTGTTCATCGGCGGCTCGCTGTTGGGCGCCCTGGCCGACTCCATCGCCGTGGTGATTGCGGCGCGGGTGATCCAGGGCATTGCCAGCGGCCTGATGATTCCGCTGTCGTTGGCGATCATTTTCTCGGTGTATGCCAAGGACGAGCGGGGCCGGGTGACGGGGTTGTGGGGCGCCGCGGTGATGCTCGCCCCGGCGGTGGGGCCGTTGTGCGGCAGCCTGCTGCTGGAGTGGTTCAGTTGGCGCTCGCTGTTCCTGATAAACGTGCCCATTGGCCTGCTGGCCTTGGTGCTGGGGTTCGGCGTGTTGCCGGCGTCGGAACCGCCCGAACGCAAGCCATTCGACTTTGCCGGGTATCTGCTGATCGCTTCGGGCATTGGCTTGTTGATGGTCGCCACCAGTCGCCTGCATCACGCCGGCGGCCTGGTCGATCCGTTCAACCTCGCCATGCTGGTCGCCGGCGTGCTGTGCCTGATCGCGTTTGTGCGTGTGGAACTGAGCCGCCCGGCACCGCTGCTCAACCTGCGGATTTTCGCCCTGCGCGGCTATCGCTTGAGCGTGATCATCGCCGTGGTGCAATCGGTGGGCATGTTCGAGTGCTTGGTGTTGGTGCCGCTGCTGGTGCAAATGGTGTTGGGCTACAGCGCCATCTACACCGGCCTGGCGCTGCTGTGTACCGCGGTGTTCGCCAGCCTGTTCGGCCACATGGGCGGCAAATGGCTGGACCAGTACGGGCCGCGGGCCGTGGTGTCGGTGGGCCTCCTGTTGACCGGAGGGGCGACCCTGACCCTGGGCATGCTCACGCCACAGACCACTCTCACCACGGTGTTCGTGCTGATGATGGTGCGCGGCGCCGGGCTGGGGCTTTCCTACATGCCGGTCACCACCGCCGGCCTCAATGCCTTGCCGGAACCGATGGTCACCCAGGGCGCGGCCATGAACAACATCTCCCGGCGTCTCATCTCGTCGTTGGCCATCGTGATCGCTGCGCTTTGGCTGGAAATGCGCCTGGGTACCGGATCCACCTCTGCGCTGCATATCTCCGGGGCCATCAGCGAAGTGTTTATCGCCACCGGGGTCCTGATCCTGCTGGCCTTGCCTGGCGCCTGGCGTTTCCCCGTGCCCGAACGGGCTCCCGAGGCGCCGTCCGTTGCCCTCGAACAACGTTAA
- a CDS encoding RraA family protein — translation MNDSIAPSLTRVTESLLAQYRSIPSSTVGHFTDAGYLRGIRPLFNNLRMVGKVVTVKLFTPDGSVLREALLLSEPGDVLVVECVGDPECACWGELRTLAGLIKGLAGVVVCGAVTDVVALRTHRLPVFSRSISAFTTRSLGLGGEVNQPIQVSGITVHPGDIAIGDDDGVFILGVQQAIDLLPKLLAKEQADQLKRTEFLRRIQAAR, via the coding sequence ATGAATGACTCAATCGCGCCGTCGCTAACGAGGGTTACCGAATCGCTGTTGGCGCAGTACCGAAGCATCCCATCGTCCACCGTCGGGCACTTCACGGACGCCGGTTATCTACGGGGTATCCGCCCGTTGTTCAACAACCTGCGCATGGTGGGCAAAGTCGTTACGGTGAAGCTCTTCACTCCGGACGGCAGCGTCCTGCGCGAAGCCTTGCTGCTCAGCGAACCCGGGGATGTGCTGGTGGTGGAGTGCGTGGGCGACCCCGAATGTGCCTGTTGGGGGGAGTTGCGAACACTGGCCGGCCTGATCAAAGGGTTGGCCGGCGTTGTGGTGTGCGGCGCGGTGACCGACGTGGTGGCCTTGCGCACCCATCGCTTGCCAGTGTTCAGCCGCAGTATCAGCGCGTTCACGACCCGCAGCCTTGGCCTGGGTGGCGAGGTCAATCAACCGATCCAGGTTTCAGGTATCACGGTGCACCCCGGTGACATCGCGATCGGCGACGACGACGGGGTGTTCATCCTCGGCGTGCAACAGGCCATCGACCTGTTGCCGAAATTGTTGGCGAAGGAGCAGGCGGATCAATTGAAAAGAACCGAGTTCTTGCGACGGATCCAGGCGGCGCGCTGA
- a CDS encoding AraC family transcriptional regulator produces the protein MSEKDTISIQLVREALLQSCVPGATTEEVLSKVGIDPGLLDDPQARVPAHAYARLWRLLARRLDDEFFGMDPRRLKSGSLAFLCQCAMAQPTLAAGLTAGLGFLSLMLEHLPAQWVRQQSLAEIVLLEDHQDPRRAFTYFTYWMIVHGVACWLAGRRIPILAVELRCPAPDFCDDYRVMFSQNLRFDRPRTRMIFAAECLDLPIRRSAEELKRFLAQAPANILVKYRDPQSLASRIRHDLRQLPAEQWPETEALAQQLCVSASTLRRRLAEEGQTYQGLKDNVRKELAITWLAEPSISFAEIASRLGFADASSFYKAFRKWSGSNPGHYRSLILNDSA, from the coding sequence ATGTCGGAAAAAGACACCATCTCCATCCAGTTGGTGCGAGAGGCGCTGCTGCAAAGCTGCGTCCCTGGAGCCACCACTGAGGAGGTGCTGAGCAAGGTCGGCATCGACCCGGGGTTACTTGATGATCCCCAGGCGCGGGTGCCGGCCCATGCCTATGCGCGGCTCTGGCGTTTGCTGGCGCGGCGTCTTGACGACGAGTTTTTTGGCATGGACCCGCGCCGGCTCAAGTCCGGCAGCCTGGCGTTTCTCTGCCAGTGCGCCATGGCCCAGCCCACGCTGGCCGCGGGGTTGACGGCGGGGTTGGGGTTTCTGTCGCTGATGCTCGAACACCTGCCGGCCCAATGGGTGCGCCAGCAGAGCCTGGCGGAAATCGTCCTGTTGGAAGACCATCAGGATCCGCGTCGGGCCTTCACTTATTTCACCTATTGGATGATCGTCCATGGCGTAGCCTGCTGGCTGGCCGGGCGACGCATTCCCATTCTTGCCGTTGAGTTACGCTGCCCGGCGCCGGATTTCTGCGACGACTATCGAGTGATGTTTTCCCAGAACCTGCGCTTCGACCGGCCTCGGACTCGGATGATCTTCGCCGCCGAATGCCTGGACCTGCCCATCAGACGCAGCGCCGAGGAACTCAAGCGCTTCCTGGCCCAGGCGCCGGCCAACATCCTGGTCAAATACCGCGACCCGCAAAGCCTCGCCAGCCGCATCAGGCACGACTTGCGCCAGCTGCCGGCCGAGCAGTGGCCGGAAACCGAGGCCCTGGCCCAGCAGCTGTGTGTGTCCGCTTCCACCCTGCGCCGGCGTCTGGCGGAGGAGGGCCAGACCTATCAAGGCCTCAAGGACAACGTGCGCAAAGAACTGGCGATCACCTGGCTCGCCGAGCCCTCCATCAGCTTCGCCGAGATTGCCTCGCGCCTGGGCTTCGCCGATGCCAGCTCCTTCTACAAGGCGTTTCGCAAATGGTCCGGGTCCAACCCGGGGCATTACCGCAGCCTGATTCTCAACGATTCCGCCTGA
- a CDS encoding IucA/IucC family protein encodes MTIFEKDPQPSASSGPGAWLATVDADVCRRVQQRVVGQLLQTLLYEDVLAYQHQPLEDGRYRFIVQGTDADQQPVHYRCNGLRSTSFELIRLDHASLERVDAAGQSQAPDLHQALAELLGAFEGSVHLPRFIQELEQTQLKDLQARSQGYSAPRATHLLDMDALEQHFMDAHSYHPCYKSRIGFSLQDNTEYGPEFANPIAVVWLAVAKSCGAMNHSNSMDFEAFIRQEAGEGRVQQLAQVLESRGQAPEDYWLIPVHPWQWENTIVANFYPELISGELIYLGVSDDHYKAQQSIRTLANASAPERPYVKLAMSMTNTSSTRILARHTVMNGPIITDWLQQLIATDSTARALDFVILGEVAGVSFSYDHLPASRASQAYGTLGAIWRESIHGYLKPGEQAVPFNGLSHVENRYSEGEQAPFIDAWIAQYGLQAWTQQLLEVTVPPIIHMLYAEGIGMESHGQNIVLIVKDGWPQRIALKDFHDGVRYSPAHLARPELCPTLVPLPASHARLNRNSFILTDDVNAVRDFSCDCFFFICLAEMAIFLHQHYQLEESRFWQMTAEVITAYQTAHPQHRERFALFDVFAPSYEVEELTKRRLLGDGERRFKSVPNPLHAFRPRTC; translated from the coding sequence ATGACGATTTTTGAAAAAGACCCGCAACCGAGCGCTTCCTCTGGCCCGGGTGCCTGGCTCGCGACCGTCGATGCCGATGTCTGCCGGCGGGTCCAACAGCGCGTAGTGGGCCAACTGCTGCAAACCCTGCTGTATGAAGACGTGCTGGCGTACCAGCACCAACCCTTGGAGGACGGTCGGTATCGTTTCATCGTGCAAGGCACCGACGCCGACCAGCAACCGGTGCACTATCGCTGCAACGGCCTGCGTAGCACCAGCTTCGAGCTGATTCGCCTGGACCATGCCAGCCTTGAGCGAGTGGATGCTGCGGGTCAATCCCAGGCGCCGGACCTGCACCAGGCCCTGGCCGAACTGCTCGGCGCGTTCGAGGGCAGCGTCCACCTGCCACGCTTTATCCAGGAACTGGAACAGACCCAGCTCAAGGACCTGCAGGCCCGCAGCCAGGGCTATAGCGCTCCTCGTGCGACGCACCTGCTGGACATGGACGCGCTGGAACAGCACTTCATGGACGCCCACAGTTACCACCCGTGCTACAAATCGCGGATCGGTTTCTCCTTGCAGGACAACACGGAGTACGGGCCGGAATTCGCCAATCCCATTGCAGTCGTCTGGCTGGCCGTGGCCAAGTCCTGCGGGGCGATGAACCATTCGAACAGCATGGATTTTGAAGCGTTCATCCGTCAGGAAGCAGGGGAAGGCCGCGTGCAGCAACTGGCGCAGGTCCTCGAAAGTCGCGGCCAGGCGCCGGAGGATTACTGGCTGATCCCGGTCCATCCGTGGCAGTGGGAGAACACCATCGTCGCGAATTTTTACCCCGAACTGATCAGCGGCGAGCTGATTTACCTCGGTGTTTCGGACGATCACTACAAGGCCCAACAATCGATCCGCACCCTGGCCAACGCCAGTGCGCCCGAGCGCCCGTACGTGAAATTGGCGATGAGCATGACCAACACGTCCAGCACGCGGATTCTGGCGCGGCATACCGTGATGAACGGCCCAATCATCACAGATTGGCTACAACAGCTGATCGCCACCGACAGCACCGCTCGCGCCTTGGACTTTGTCATCCTGGGTGAGGTGGCCGGGGTCAGCTTCAGTTACGACCACCTGCCGGCCAGCCGCGCCTCTCAAGCCTATGGCACCCTGGGGGCCATCTGGCGCGAAAGCATCCACGGTTACCTCAAACCCGGCGAGCAGGCCGTGCCGTTCAATGGCCTCAGCCACGTGGAGAACCGTTACAGCGAGGGCGAGCAGGCGCCGTTCATCGATGCCTGGATCGCCCAATACGGCTTGCAGGCCTGGACTCAACAGTTGCTGGAAGTCACCGTGCCGCCGATCATCCACATGCTGTACGCCGAAGGCATCGGCATGGAGTCCCACGGCCAGAACATTGTGCTGATCGTCAAGGATGGCTGGCCGCAACGCATTGCCCTCAAGGATTTCCACGACGGCGTGCGTTATTCCCCGGCGCACCTGGCCCGCCCCGAACTGTGCCCGACCCTGGTGCCGTTGCCCGCCAGCCATGCACGGTTGAACCGCAACTCGTTCATCCTCACCGACGACGTCAATGCAGTGCGCGATTTCTCCTGCGACTGTTTCTTCTTCATCTGCCTGGCGGAAATGGCTATTTTCCTGCACCAGCATTATCAGCTGGAGGAAAGCCGTTTCTGGCAGATGACCGCCGAGGTCATCACGGCCTACCAGACTGCGCACCCGCAACACCGCGAGCGCTTTGCGCTGTTCGATGTGTTCGCGCCTTCTTATGAAGTGGAAGAGCTGACCAAGCGGCGCCTGTTGGGCGACGGCGAACGGCGCTTCAAGTCAGTGCCCAACCCGCTGCACGCATTCAGGCCGCGCACATGCTGA